CTAATCCAGCCGAAGGTCCGCTTCTTGGTCTCCAGGTTGACGAAGGTCTCGCTGTGGACGATTCCCGGGATGCTGGCGAGACGGGTCTTGATGAAGTTGTTCAGCTCCTCGGCGGAGGGCAGCATCACGCGGATGAAGATGTCATACGTGCCCGTGGTGAAGGCGACGAAGTGGACATCGTTCATCTTGGCAAGCGTCGTGGATACCGCATCGAGTTTGCTGAGGTCCACCTGAAGGCCGATGAGTGCGAGGGCGTTGAAGCCGAGTTTGGGAGGATTGGGCACCGCCGTGACACGGATGACATCCTCCTCAAGAAGGCGCTTGATGCGTCGCCGGACGGTTCCTTCGCTCACGTCCAAGTGCCGGGCGATCTCGGCGTTGGACTCCCGTCCGTCCACCTGCAGTCGCATCATGATCGCGCGGTCAAGTTCGTTGGGGATGGCTGCGCGCCTGCGCGTCCGGGTCTTCCGGCGCAGGGCAGGGGATTTCGTCGGCGCGGGTGCTGTTGCCACCCGGCTCCGAGTACGCGTACGCATACGCCGTCGCGGCATTTGTCGTCCTCCTTGACGTAGTCCGTCGGGCACTATCTCCTGAAAGTTTACCACAGAAGTCCCATTGTCTCCAGGGAGCAATTACGTGATATCTATAATGTTCATATTGTGTTTGTTACCGTGCTATATCACGTAGCATAATATCATGATGCGCACTATTCCGTCAATTAGGCTGTGTGTACCGCATCCAAAAAGCGTTGCGGCGCCCGCCGCTTTTCGCCAGGCTGACGAGGGTGGAATCGCTGCGCCGTCCCGCTGTAGCGCGGTCAGTCTCCTGCTTGACTTGGATGGTCGGAGTGACTATCGTGTGAACCATAGCTCGGCCCGCTCATTTTGACGCTTGAGGAGGACGGATGGAAACGAAACGGCAACTGGTCGTTCTCATGCCTTACGGAGAAGAGCCAGCGTCAAGCCAGAAGAAGCTGGCGCCGCGCCTGGACACTGTGCGCGGCAAGACCATCGGCATTATCAACAACACGTGGAATTGCATGAATGTCGCCACGGACGAACTCCGCCGCCTTCTGGTGAGCGAGTACGGCGCCGCGGAGGTTATCGAAAAGCAGACGCCCGCGACCATTCCGCTGCGCGCCGTCGACATGGATGATCTGGCGAAGCGTGCGGACGCGGTGATCTGCGGCATTGGCAACTGAGGCTCGTGCACGGCGTGGTGTATCCACGATAGCATGGAATTAGAGGCGCGGGGCGTCCCCACCGTCACTCTGGCCACCCAGTACTTCGAGGTGCTGGCCAGGATGACCGCCAAGGGCAAGCGTCTGCCCGATCTGCCTCTGACGGTTCTGCCGCACCCGCTCAACCCTTTGCCTGACGCCCAGATCCGCGAGGCCGTGCGGAAACAGGCGTCGCACATGGTGGAGGCGTTGACCAAGGTCAAGCAGCCTATCAAGGTCTAAGGTCAGGTTGGCCTGTATTTGATAAAGGAGACAGCCGATGCCCGGGCAACCGTTTACATCCACGCGCCAGACCTTGGACGATGACCTGGATGGTGTTTTCGACTTCTTCTACGACAAGGGCTATACCGACGGTTTGCCCATTGTTCCACCCACGGAAGAAAGGGTGGCGCGCATGGTGGCCTCTGCCGGTCGCAACGCCGGTGAGAACATCGGGCGCATCCCACCCGCCAACGGGCAGGCCACTATTGAAAAGATAGCCGTCAATGCGGTCATGGCGGGCTGCCGCCCGGAGTACATAGGTGTCCTGATCGCCGCGGT
This genomic interval from Dehalococcoidia bacterium contains the following:
- a CDS encoding Lrp/AsnC family transcriptional regulator: MATAPAPTKSPALRRKTRTRRRAAIPNELDRAIMMRLQVDGRESNAEIARHLDVSEGTVRRRIKRLLEEDVIRVTAVPNPPKLGFNALALIGLQVDLSKLDAVSTTLAKMNDVHFVAFTTGTYDIFIRVMLPSAEELNNFIKTRLASIPGIVHSETFVNLETKKRTFGWI